The genomic region TTAAATATGATAACAGCTGCATTTTATCATTTGTGAGGTATTAATCGAATGTTTCAGGGTGGAAGGATACAAACAATCTTCCAAACGGACGATGAGAAGGTACTTTTAGAAGCTGGCCAATTAGCCAAAGAGGCTAAATCTAGTCGTCAATATACGGACGTACAAAATTTTACTGTCAAATGTCTGGATTGCAACATTCATCTCGCTGGACAAACTGCTGCTAGTCAGCATGCCAAGGAGACTGGCCACACGAGTTTTGGGGAAATAGCGTAGCATCGTTAAAATGATCCTTTGACGAAGGATTGATTACGTGAGAAATCACTGGACCACTCGATTGGAAATCAAACAAGACATTACCTGAAATCACTGAAGATTAGGTGATTTTCCGTTCCGGCAGTGATTTCTAATGACGTctgaaaatcattgaaaaacagTAGAACTCATGACGAAATCGGGTGAtttcagaaataattaaatatcattGATGAAAGTGaaactcatttatttttatttgagcgCACTCATTGGAGATCCTCATGCCCTTCAAATGTACACGCCATTTGACTCTTATTGTTGTACACATAAGGCCTTTCCGAGCTCGTTGACTCCACGAATATTCTGCATATTCGATTTTTAACAATTATCACATTATTGAAATTAAGCGGAAATcacgaaaaatcaaaacaaaCTCATACTTGCCAATTGTTATTGGCAAATTATAATTCAAGAAATCATCGGAAATCACTGAACAACGCGATTTCGGAGTGACCTGTGACCTCGcaattttatcattgaatAAACTCACTATTGTTCAAAATAGACTAGACATAAATTTTCGTGACTTTTATCTCTATCGTCAGCATAGAAActttacaataaaatttttcttatacTCTCAAAGATCTCAAATATGTTACTTTTTATCGGCGGCATAATATATTTAGCAACATCACGACTGGTTTCTctcttttcaaataattataaataagaaTGGAATCATGAGACGTCCatttcttaattttaaatggagaaaaatcaattgtttaCATTACAactagggaattttctgtaatcTAATCAATTGAAGTACCCGGAAAAGTTCACACAGTATATCAGCTCCGTAGCTAATAGAATATTCCTGAATCATGAAAACCAAAAGATaacgtaaataaaatataattttttcctttgaaatttcattacgCCTGATTCTCGTCAATTTTCAGAGGAGAACACGTGGAGTATTTCATGCCAGGTGAGTTAACAGTTTATCATCACTCTCTTGAAAATTCATCTCGAAAAGCTTACGATCTAGTGGAGAGGGGGGCTAGGAAAAATATCTCCTAAATTTATTGAGTTGTATCAGAGCTGTTTTTTAACTTCCCAATGTCGTGAAGTTATCGTAATCACTCCAGAAACCGGCAATCGATTATTTGACCTTTTATCGTGAACGTATATAAGTAGCTGGTGCTCTGGATGTATATGGCACAGATTTTTCGTCGACAATAGCTCGGCAATGGAGGTCCACAGGAGCACAATCGAAACATCTTCATACAAGTTAACATTGTACGAGATTTAGAACGCCTGCCCATGTTTCATTGATATCTAACAGGTCAATAAACCCGTAAATAATCATTCGACCCTGGATCGTGagaaaatttcttcatttcgATTCAAAATGTTCTCATAGATagtagaaaatgaaaaatgttccaTAAGGGAGGGTTCGATAAATATGACTGCACTTGTtgaaaaaaacgagaaaacaaaaaaaatgatacctCCATGAGCtgtaaacaattgaaaaaaacatagAGACACTTTTTCTAACCCCCAAATGTAGAAAAAATTGGGATCAACTTTCCACAAAGATAAGAGGCGATCGTTGATCTAGTTCTGACGAATTACCTGCAGATAAAGGCAGATTTTACTTTAAAAACAAAGTTTCGCCTGCGTTTTTTGAAGTTATCAAGCAGTTTCCATATAATTGCTGCGCGGAAGTGACAAAGCAGACGAAATCCACCAATCAAGGTAGGGTGACAATATTTAAACGTGCAGCGAGGCCAACTGCTGTATACTGCGTACCACTGGCACAAACTGTACAACTAGTATTTATCTGGATTATTCGGTTCAGGTTCAGTTGCAAAACAGGTAAGCGGCAACTTGCACTAATATCTGGATTCCAAATATCGACAACAAATTGATAGTTCATACAAGCAAGATCAAGCcggtttttattttcatttcaagatCTGCCATTGAGTTTATTTCGTACATCAATATGGAGAGCCCATTGCCACAAATAATGGAGAGTGCTGATTCGGAATACAGACAGCCTAAAGACAGGTTAGTCAGCATACTTGATCAAATGGAACTCAGAGTTGAACAATTGAGACGTGACGCTATAAAGCTGGAGGAGGAAAAGGATACCATGCTAACAACACTCGATAccctaaaaaataatgaagtacTGGGATTCCTACAAGAGCGTAAGTTCATGAACAATCGCTGATATTTTTAGCATGTGCCAAAACGTTGCAGGGTGAACAGGCAAATTTACTGATCGATACTGACTGATCGAATATCGAAGAAAACAACCACCTGAACGAAGATATGAAGTCTTCCAATAGCTTCACGCATGAAGATATTGAAAGACTTCATTGTTGAAGGCTTTATTGGAAGACTTGAGGAATAAGACGTATCAACTGTCAATGATCGAAAGATCAagattcattaaattcataGATATAaccttcatttttaaaaagtacAAAACGCccatttgtttaattattcgattagttaattaattagtttcttATTTAGGGAATCTTGAGCagcggaaaaaataattgattacaTGATTATACGCGAGCAATATGATGGAAAGATGATAGGATCAACACAAATACTATATGTTTAATTGCGAAATATTTGATGGAATATGACTTCGTCCAAATTTTGATCGGTTGAGCCTACTTTACTGCAGTGCAGTGCCGATAATTCTTCCAATTTATCATCTACTTCAGGGTAATTAGTTATTTATAGATTCatgttgattaaattttcagcTGATAAAGACGATGTTTTGCGGTATGCCGATCGACTTACTTCAAGATGTCTCACTATCGACGTAATGGTGAAAGTACAACGTGATTCGATTCAAGAAGATGCCCTGCATCAGGTGTGCAAATGTTTTTATATTGTTGAATATTCACTACTACTTATTTTTTAACCCTTGTGACCAGTACTGATTTCAATAGTCTCTCAGTGAAAGACTTTTAAAATTAACATATTTTCTGGGAGTCCTAATTGCATTATTTAGATGCGTTGCTCAACTCTCATTCcctagaaaataataattgcatttctcttctttttatcAGGTCAATGGGCTAATTGACAGTTTAGTGATGAATTTGAAAACTGATTTAACATCGACCCGTCAGCGTTGTACTGCATTTATGAACGCCTGCTCCTCCCAATCCAATGGCCACTCAGACAAGATCTTCGAGTCTGTTATCCTTGGGTGCACCCTGGATGACCAAAAGCGCGTTAAAAAGAGGCTTCAAGGATTACTCGATTACATCGACAAAATGAACACAATTGAAATGCAATGAGAATCAATGCTCTCCTCCATCGATGATTGTGCCTGGCGCATACAGAACACATGCAATGCATTCGATAGTTTGAAATAACTGAAACTACTAGACCGGTACTGCAGTTTAATCAAATGATTACGATCATTTCGATATCTCAAAAGTaagcagaattttttaaatacccACGATGTATGCACACCAGGCATACGGGTTAGTCCTTCGAACGAGACTCGGCATTTTGAGATGATAAGGAGAAATCCCGTTGAAAATGATTATTACTAGATTATGAGTAACATCAATGTGCGTGCTTgtctttttgaaatttcatttagtTTTCCATTAATACCCATGTAAAGCTAATTATAggaattcagtgaaaaaagcTTCGCCTAGTGACATACGCATAATACATTAAAATAAGCTATTAATGTAGGCGCAGCTATAAATTAAGGATTGAGTCCACAACTTTTCAGAATTTCTTTCTTAGCCCTTTCATGATTAAATGCCCACAGCTCATTATCTTTCTAATATTTCTCCCTGATTATAAAGGAAACATTGCAAATCCAATTGTTATTCCATTTTCTTGTGataagttgaaataaaaattaaaactatGGAACACTAATAACCCAAACGAATGGCTATATTTTTTCGACCAGTCACTAAAATCCCCAAAAGATCTATCATCACATAAACGTGATTGCGTGGGGCAATAGATGTTTCAGAGTAAGAAATTGTTCGTTGTAGTTTTATGTGTGTGAGTTTTCTGTTGTAATATAGGAGAAGGCAGCCGAGTGAGCAACGAGGGGCGTTGACTCCCCCTATCCAAGTCCTTGTGAAAGGTGAAGGACACTGTACACACACATTTATACACAGGTAAGATTAAGATTGTCACTCAAGTTttatgggaaaaattgaatgtccACGAGGGAATAGCATGTCGTAGAATTTCCGTTCATGTGAAACACCAACTTTTTGTCTTATTTGTCTGAAAAAAGTTCGTCCTTCAGAAAGAGTACCAAATTGATaacttattattttatttattcagtttaACATCGCACATCTACcagttgataaattattcaaagtcACTCGGTGAATAAAACCCAATTCTTAAGAGCGAATAATTAAAGGAGAaaatacatatacatatgtaCAAAACAAGAAGGTACAATGTATAATAATACTCTAGACAAAAATGCCTCTTTTCTTGTTTGTCCTTGGGACCGTACGGCGCGGAGAACAATACACGATATTCTTATTTTTGATTCGTAGCGCAAGTTCATTTGCTTATTACTAAGATTGTAAAGGACAGGGCGTTTTTCAAGTATTCATTACAAGAGCCGGCACGCGctcttgacaaaatttttctttctgtgaTGCCGTTTACCACTTGGACGGAGAACAATCGTACCGTTTCCGGTTGTACGGCTACATTCGTTTGGGCTAAAAGCACCTGTAACAGAGGGATACATTTGAGTACTTGTTTTCCTGCCCCCGAATGGAAATATTGAAACGACTCAAACATGGCTTTTGGGATTTTGCAGGTATAGTGACTCAGTATGATCCAAAAAATTGatgcattaaatttttagaCCGCTTGATTGTCAGTTGATAGGGGGAATATAGCGGTATTGGTATTCTAGGTATCACAAATTATTAATGAGTTGTCGATAAGAATCTGCAACCGTTGGTGGAGTGTAAATAAGTCTGCCGATGGAATCGTAGTTTTTATCCTGTAAAATCTATCAGGGTCCATCGATTTTCACGGTAGCGTGTTAAAATAAAGccctttcaaatatttatttaacattGCGAGAAGACATTCATGCTGAGAGATACATTTTCGCCATAATGAAAGTATTGACAATTCCAAAGGCGGTCGTGGGACAATCATTCATCATTCTAGCAACCGTCAACCTTTGGAATGTCACTCCCATTTATGTCGACTACGGAGAAATTTCACTCCAACTTTACTCTATCCAAGTAAATCGCTGtactctctacttttctcgaAGCAGGCAGAAggaagttttttattttttcttaggggacaaattttattgactGAGAATGTCTTCTCactcgatgaattatttatgatacCGTCGCTGGATAGACGTGGGATacatttgatttattatttagtcaatattgCGGGgcattataattaattcatttcctttcaggattttttgagAATGTTATTAACAATGCGCCGGTCCAAGTGAAATGGAAACCGAAATGCTATCCTTTTCGATGGTCCATACCTCTATATGAAGTAAACAGTTATcagtagaaaattatttacttacTAATGACTGACGGTGATCTGGGTCCCGAGGAGTAGAGTCTCAAATCATCCTGAAAATCATCCTCGCATCTGCCCATTTCCAGGAGACATC from Diachasmimorpha longicaudata isolate KC_UGA_2023 chromosome 1, iyDiaLong2, whole genome shotgun sequence harbors:
- the LOC135160665 gene encoding BAG family molecular chaperone regulator 2, which translates into the protein MESPLPQIMESADSEYRQPKDRLVSILDQMELRVEQLRRDAIKLEEEKDTMLTTLDTLKNNEVLGFLQEPDKDDVLRYADRLTSRCLTIDVMVKVQRDSIQEDALHQVNGLIDSLVMNLKTDLTSTRQRCTAFMNACSSQSNGHSDKIFESVILGCTLDDQKRVKKRLQGLLDYIDKMNTIEMQ